A genomic region of Larimichthys crocea isolate SSNF unplaced genomic scaffold, L_crocea_2.0 scaffold377, whole genome shotgun sequence contains the following coding sequences:
- the LOC113745020 gene encoding uncharacterized protein LOC113745020 isoform X2, whose translation MILVKVVLSVVLDLFPGRLKLLQWEVDVMVDCVNRGRLSWLCVLCCRSRASLLSWVTTCDLVAEQQADSSLKGLMEQVRSESEVQDGACGYFLQDSLLAPPTSPGCLMVFGFLCSYGTQHLTSTHFHSCIHAPSPLID comes from the exons ATGATATTGGTGAAGGTGGTGCTGTCGGTGGTGTTGGATCTTTTTCCCGGCAGGTTAAAACTTTTACAGTGGGAGGTAGACGTAATGGTGGATTGCGTGAACAG GGGGAGGCTAAGTTGGCTGTGCGTCCTGTGTTGCCGATCCAGGGCATCTCTGTTATCCTGGGTAACGACTTG TGATCTGGTGGCAGAGCAGCAAGCGGATTCCTCTCTCAAGGGGCTGATGGAGCAGGTTCGGTCTGAGAGTGAGGTGCAGGACGGCGCTTGTGGTTATTTTCTTCAGGACTCACTGCTG gctccacccacctctccaggctgcctcatggtttttggttttctttgttcttatgGCACACAACATCTTACAtctacacattttcattcatgcatacatgcaccttcaccactgattgactga
- the LOC113745020 gene encoding uncharacterized protein LOC113745020 isoform X1 encodes MLQLEHDKFKLNAELLLPKVSEKDPESFFSLFERVAEVRNWPESARTLMLQCVLTGRAQEAYAALNDTESKSYSAVKSAVLRAYELVPEAYRQRFRTWKKGENQSHLEFVRDLNLHFTRWYSASDVNDFEGLCELMVLEQFKSSIPVQVATYISEQKAKNAGEAAALADEYVLTHRLECRAAYDIGEGGAVGGVGSFSRQVKTFTVGGRRNGGLREQGEAKLAVRPVLPIQGISVILGNDLVGARETDFPEAFTACAVTRAMAALKTESATQSDKENGCQKFSLPLSDFPLSISRSDLVAEQQADSSLKGLMEQVRSESEVQDGACGYFLQDSLLAPPTSPGCLMVFGFLCSYGTQHLTSTHFHSCIHAPSPLID; translated from the exons ATGCTTCAATTAGAACATGATAAGTTTAAGTTGAACGCAGAACTGCTTTTGCCGAAGGTTTCAGAGAAGGATCCCGAGTCGTTTTTCTCATTGTTTGAACGAGTGGCTGAAGTGCGCAATTGGCCGGAGTCGGCGCGCACACTTATGCTCCAGTGTGTGCTGACTGGCAGGGCGCAGGAAGCTTACGCTGCATTAAATgatactgaaagtaaaagttactctgctgtgaagtcagcGGTATTAAGAGCTTATGAGCTGGTTCCAGAAGCATACAGGCAACGGTTTCGGACAtggaagaaaggagaaaatcaGAGTCATCTTGAGTTTGTACGAGACCTGAATTTACATTTCACTCGCTGGTATTCTGCATCGGATGTGAACGACTTTGAAGGTTTATGTGAACTCATGGTGCTTGAACAGTTCAAGAGCTCTATTCCTGTGCAAGTTGCAACATATATCAGTGAACAGAAGGCAAAAAATGCAGGTGAAGCAGCTGCCTTGGCTGACGAATATGTGTTGACGCATAGACTAGAGTGTAGAGCTGCATATGATATTGGTGAAGGTGGTGCTGTCGGTGGTGTTGGATCTTTTTCCCGGCAGGTTAAAACTTTTACAGTGGGAGGTAGACGTAATGGTGGATTGCGTGAACAG GGGGAGGCTAAGTTGGCTGTGCGTCCTGTGTTGCCGATCCAGGGCATCTCTGTTATCCTGGGTAACGACTTGGTAGGTGCTCGTGAAACTGATTTTCCTGAGGCTTTCACAGCCTGTGCTGTAACGCGCGCCATGGCTGCGTTAAAAACGGAGTCTGCAACACAGTCAGATAAGGAAAATGGTTGTCAAAAATTTTCGTTACCCTTGTCTGATTTTCCTCTGTCAATATCCCGCAGTGATCTGGTGGCAGAGCAGCAAGCGGATTCCTCTCTCAAGGGGCTGATGGAGCAGGTTCGGTCTGAGAGTGAGGTGCAGGACGGCGCTTGTGGTTATTTTCTTCAGGACTCACTGCTG gctccacccacctctccaggctgcctcatggtttttggttttctttgttcttatgGCACACAACATCTTACAtctacacattttcattcatgcatacatgcaccttcaccactgattgactga